CTAGCTGTTGCGATGATCTCTGCCACCTCATGGCCTGGCAACAAACTGGTGCTGAGCGGCCCTGCAGGATCGGGCAAGACCCATCTGGCGCATGTCTGGGCCGGCGAGACCGGCGGTCGAATCGTACAAGCCGCCGCGCTTCGATATGACGACGTGCCGGACCTGGCGCGCGGTCCGGTGGCGGTCGAAGATGTGCCAGTAATCGCGGCGGACGTCGAGCAGCAGAAAACTCTGTTCCATTTGCACAATCTGGTTCTGGCCGAGGGCCACGCCTTGCTGATGACCGGGCGCACGACGCCGAAACTGTGGCATCTGCCGCTGGCCGATCTGCAAAGCCGGGCCGAAGGTGCGCATCATGTGTCGCTTGAAGGACCGGACGATGCGTTGCTGGGCGCAGTGCTGGCGAAGCTATTCACCGACCGGCAGCTCAATCCGGGGCCTGATGTCATAGCCTATCTGGTCAAGCACATGAATCGCAGCTTTGAAACCGCCGCCCGCGTCGTCGAACAGCTGGACGAAATTGCGCTGACCGAAAAACGCGACATCACCCGTGCGCTGGCGGTGCGTCTATTGAACACAGAAGCCGAACAATCGGATGCCTGCAATTGACCGGACAAGGGTGATCTCGCATCCTGTCGCGCAAAAGACCTGGGGACACCATGACCAAGATTGCCGAGACTGATTTCCCGGATCACGGGCTGTTCGGAAGGCCGCTGTTCGAAGATCCGGGCGCCCGTGCACTTTCCCGGGTCGGGGTTGTCGATATCGGATCGAACTCGGTCCGGATGGTGATTTTTGACGGCGCGGCGCGCTCACCGGCCTATTTCTACAATGAAAAGGTGATGTGCGAACTGGGCGCCGGCCTGTCAGAGACCGGCCGACTGAACCCTGAAGGTCGCAAACGGGCGCTGGCTGCCTTGCACAGGTTTCAGCATCTTGCCAGAGACCTCGGCCTGCCCGCCCTGCACGCGGTCGCCACCGCTGCGGTGCGCGAGGCCAGCGATGGACCGGATTTCTGCGCGCAGGCAAAAGCCGAAACCGGCCTGATCATCAACGTTGTCGATGGCGAGGAAGAAGCACGGCTCTCAGCTCAGGGCGTGCTGCTGGGTTGGCCCGGAGCTTATGGGCTGATCTGCGACATCGGTGGCTCGTCCGTCGAACTCGCTGAGATCGGAGGCGGCAAGGTCGGACGTCGCATGACTTCGCCCCTGGGGCCGCTCAAGCTGCGCGATATCAAAGGCGGTCGCCGGGCGCGTAAGGAGCATATCAAGAAGACGCTGGAAGAGATGCGCGACCGGATGGGCCCTCAACGTGATCGGCTGTTTCTGGTCGGCGGCAGTTGGCGCGCCTTCGCACGTCTGGACATGTTGCGCCGAGGCTATCCGCTGAACGTGCTGCACGAATACCGCATGACACAAAGTCAGGTACGCGAGACCATCAAGTTCATCGAACAGAATGATCCTGATGAATTGCGCGCATTGGCCGGTGTGTCGGGATCGCGTATGGCATTGATCCCCTATGCAATGGATGTGCTTTCACGCCTGATCCGCACGTTCAAACCAAAGGACATCGCGATTTCAAGCTACGGCATCCGCGAAGGATTGCTGTATGAACAGATGCCGCAACGCCTGCGCGACCGGGATCCTTTGATCGAAGCCTGCCGGTTTGCCGAAGCGAAAGACGCGCGCTTGCCCGGTTTCGGCAAACACCTGTTCGATTTTGTCATGCCCTTGTTCCGTTCGGCGCCGGAACCGATGCTGCGCCTGATCAAGGCAGCTTGTCTGCTGCACGACGTCAGTTGGCGTGCGCATCCAGATTACCGGGCCGAGGCTTGTTTCGAATATGTCACCCGCGCCAACATGAGCGGGATCAAACATTCCGAGCGGATCTTTATCGGGCTCGCTTTGCAACACCGATATCGCAACAAACGTGAAGGGAGCCGCTTTACCGAGCTTTACGAACTGCTCGAAGAACGCGGCCAAGAACAGGCCGAAATCCTAGGCAAAGCACTACGGTTCGGAGCGATGCTTTGGATGCAGCACGACGCAGCCATGGGCAAGATGCGTTACTATCCCAAAAAACAAAAGCTCGAACTGCGTCTGCCCAAATCGGCAGGCGCATTGTTCAACGAAGTCGCCGAGGCCCGTTTTAACTCGTTGGCCGGCGCGCTGAAATCAGAACCCAAAGTGATCATTCGCGGATAATCAGATATCGGTATAACCGTTAGAAGTCTCTTCTTCCGGCACAACTTCTTCGGGCTGATCTTTGGGCTTCTTGCGGATGATAATGTCGCCGTTTGGTAACATCTCGGGCGATTCATACGCGCTCCAATCCTGCACCTGAGCAGCCAACTCAGCCAGCGCCGGACCCATTTCCCGCATGAAAGACTGCAAAGCCGGACCAAATTGGTCCGCAAATCCACGCAGGTCTTCGATCGTGGGCTCCATCTCTTGCCGCAAGCCTTCCAGAAACAACTCGGCACCCCGCTCCATCAGCGACTTACCCGAATCGTCCTGTGCTTGGGCAGGCAGGGCCAAGGCGGTACAAATAGCGCTGATCAGCATGAGACGTAGCATAGCTTGAATATAAGCGAGCGTGCCGAGTGTTGAAAGGTCAGAGGTCGATATCCAACGTCACCGGGAAGTGGTCGGATGCGGTTAGCAAGGCATCCCTCAGCTCGGGGTTGCCCCAGCAGGCGGCATCGCGAAACGGATGCCAGATGCGCCAGTTCGGGTGGTGGGCGCGCAAATCCTCGCTAATCATGATGTAGTCCAACAACGCCTCAAGATACCGTCCCTCATTCGGCCGCGCAAATCGTGCAGTTGCTGGGACGGAACCGGGGCGCAGTTCCAATGCCCGTGCCGCATGAGGATCATAGAGCCCCGCCTGCAACAATATCTCGACCGACGATCGACCGAAGAGGTGTTCGAACTCATCCAGTCCGGGTCCGTCATTGAGATCGCCCAGCAAAATCACCGGCTCTTGCTCCGTCAAATGATGTCGGACCCGTCGACCCAGCCATACCGCCTGCGCCAACTGCTTACGGCGATTGGCAATCGAAATTCGTATCATCTCATCCCGCGATGCAGCGCCATGGGGCGCTTTGGACTTCAGATGCGCCCCGATCAGTCGAAACTCCTGCCCTGAGGTTGTTTGGATCGCCAATTCCATCGGAGGCTTTGAAAACCGCACAAGATCCTCGGTCGCATCCACATCCAGGTCGATCCGGAACTCGGCATCGAAACGCGGCGCGTTCTCGGCCTCCCTTGCGTCGTGTTTGGCTGTAAGAATTTCGGGATCATAAAGCAGGGCCAATTCCTGATGTGTATCATTGGGAAATCCCATGATTGCATGGCTTGTACGCAGACCGAACGCCTCGGCAAATCGCTGCAAGGCACGGACGGTATTCTGAGACTTGCCTGTGTTGGGGGCTTCGACGATCAGCATCGCATCGGCATCGATCGCCGTCAGCACCTTTGCGATCGCCTCAACCTGCCGGGCCTTGGTCACATCGTGACGCCCTGACCAGCTGCCATCGACAATCAGGCTGTCATTGCGATCAAACAGGTTGGCGAACCATTCGATATTGTAGGTCGCCAACCGCACGGATCAGACCCGAGCGCCGTTGATTTCATCCCAGGCGCGGTTGATGTCGATCATCTTTTTCTCGGCCAGCCGCACCGCCTCTTCCGGAACGCCGCGTGCCAGCATCGCATCGGGGTGAGTTTCTCGCACCAGTTGCCGCCAAACCTTGCGAATTTCGGTCAGAGGAGCGTCGCGGGGAACGCCCAGAACCGTATAGGGGTCTTTCGGCGCATCCGGTACGAAACGCGCGCGCAGGGCCATGAACTGAGCGTCGGTCTGGCCGAAAATGCGGCTGACTTCTTCCAAAAACTCGTTTTCGTTCGGATGGTAGAACCCGTCCGCCATAGCAATGTGAAACAGCCCTTCCATCAAATCGCACAGGGTGGTGCTATCTTCGGCGAACATGCGGGCAATCCGGCGGGCATAGTCCTGATATCCAGCAACGTCTGTCCGTGCCATGTCAAAGACCTTGGCCGCCCCGTCTTCATCTTCGGGCGCGATCTGAAACACTTCACGGAAAGCCGTCACCTCATCCCGCGTCACCTGACCGTCGGCCTTGGCCATCTTGGCGCCAAGCGCCACGACAGCAATCGCAAAGGCCACCGAACGTTCTGGCGGCGTGCGCAGTTTCTCAAACACCGCAGTCAGGCTTTCGCCCTGGGCAAGCGCGTTCAGCGCGTCGGCTATTCTGGACCAGATCGACATGGGCGCACCCTAGCGTGCCTTGTCACGACTGTCAGGTGCGACAGATGACTGCGGGCCGAGTATTTTCTGCATCAGGACAAGATCCAGCCGCTGCCCCCATTTGAACCCCACTTCAGGCATGCGTCCCACCTGCTTGAAGCCAATTGCCTTATGGAAGGCGATGGCTGCGGGGTTGGCCGATGAAATGCCCGCCACCAAGACATGCACGTTATCCTCCCGCGCGATGGCTTCAAGAGCCTCCATCAACGAACGGCCAACATGCTGGCCTCTGGCTTCGGGTGCCAACTGTATCGAATGTTCGCGGCACTGCGCATATCCCGGTCCCGAGCGGAAGGCGCCATAGGTCGCAAACCCCTCGACGGCACCACTGCGCTCGGCGATGAGAAAAGCAGGGCCTTTGGTTTCGATCTCTGCGGCCACGCTTTCTACGCTGCGTTCATCGTTGGTGAACGTGATAAGCGTATCTCTGATGATCGCGTTTGCGATCGCCCTAATCGCAGGTGCATCTTGGGTTCTGGCCTGCCGGATGTTCATTCCAGCACGCGCAACCCGTGCGGTGTTTCGAATTCAGCGCGCAATGCAGCCGGGCCGCTGTCAAACGCGACATTCTCCAACGCCCCCAAACCTTTGGCTAAGTCGATTGCATCCGGATGGCACACTATAAGGCGGCGTAACCGGCAGCCACTGTCCTGAAGCATTTGCGCCGGATGCAGATCACCCTGCCACTCGATAAGCGCCGGAAAGAGGTTGTCAAATGGCAGACGTCCACTTGGGGGGACTGCCATACGCCAGCGCAGCGCGCCTCGGTTCAGATCGATAGGTTGTCCGACGCCGTCAGGGAAAACGGTCAGTGACGCTTCGATATCCGGAACCCGGCAAATCCAGTTGGTCAGGCGGGGTGATCCGGTGAACCGGTCCAGATCGAACCAGCGCGTCCTTTGCGGTTTGGAGGCTTCGGGGTCGATCGCAATCGCCTCCAGATAGAGCCCATCCCGCAAGCCCAAAAGTCGATTATACGTCCCGAATTTTTCATGCTTGCCGCCGTCCTGAAGCCGTACGCCCAGCGCCTGTTCGATATGGTCAGAAGCTTCTTCAAGCGTTTCGCCCGCAACAGCCAGATGATCCAGTAACATGAAGACGCCTCCTGATGACAAACGATCAGACCATTTGGGTCTGGTCGCATGTTTTCCGCAAAGGGGCGAAATCACAAGATTTTTCGTACGAAAAATCTTGGCGCCGGCGTCAGGTTTTGGCTTCGCCGATCAAACGCAAGATGTCTTGTGCCGCTTCAGGGATGTTCGTTCCCGGACCAAAGATCGCCTTCACACCGTGATCGTAAAGGAACTGGTAATCCTGTTGCGGAATGACCCCACCGCAGATGACTATGATGTCCTCAGCCCCCGCCTTTTTCAGTTCCTCAACCAACTGAGGCGCCAATGTCTTATGCCCCGCAGCCTGCGAAGAGATCCCAATCACATGCACATCATTGTCCACCGCGTCCTGTGCGGCTTCTGCAGGCGTCTGGAACAGAGGGCCGACATCCACATCAAACCCGATATCGGCAAAGGCAGTGGCAATCACCTTGGCCCCTCGATCGTGGCCGTCCTGCCCCATCTTGACCACCAGCAGACGCGGGCGACGCCCCTCGGCCTTGGCGAATTCTTCTATGGAATTCTGAATCGCGGCAAAACCTTCGTCACCCTCGTAGGCCGCACCGTAAACACCGGCCAGGGTCTTCACTTCGGCACGGTGGCGACCGAACTCTTTCTCCATTGCCATGCTGATCTCTCCTACGGATGCGCGGGCTCGGGCGGCCTCGACGGCGGCGGCAAGCAGGTTGCCTCCCTCGCGGGCGGTTCTTGTCAGGGCGTCCAGCGCCTGTTGGCAAGCCGCCTCGTCGCGCGTTGCACGGATACGCTCCAGCCGCGCGACCTGAGCTTCACGCACGGCCACGTTATCGACGTCCAGAATATCGATCGGGTCTTCTTGCTCTTTGCGATACTTGTTGACCCCAACGATAACCTCTTCGCCCCGGTCGATCATGGCCTGACGGCGCGCAGCGCTTTCCTCGATCCGCAGCTTGGGCATGCCACTAGCAACGGCCTTGGTCATACCGCCCATTTCCTCGACCTCTTCCATTAGAGCCCAGGCTTTTTCGACCAGCTCGTTGGTCAGGCTTTCGACGTAGTAAGAGCCCGCCAGCGGATCGACCACATCGGTCACGCCGGTTTCCTCTTGCAACACCAGCTGCGTGTTTCGCGCGATACGTGCCGAGAAATCGGTTGGCAGCGCGATCGCCTCGTCCAGTGCGTTGGTATGCAGTGACTGTGTGCCGCCCAGAACCGCGCTCATGGCCTCATAGGCGGTGCGGACCACGTTGTTATAGGGGTCCTGTTCCTGCAGCGACACGCCCGAGGTCTGGCAATGAGTTCGTAGCATTTTCGACCGTTCGGATTTCGCCCCGAACTCGGTCATTACCCGATGCCAAAGGGTGCGCGCGGCGCGCAGTTTCGCGATCTCCATGAAGAAATTCATGCCGATGGCAAAGAAGAACGACAGACGACCCGCGAACTGATCCACGTCCATGCCTGATTCCGTCGCGGCGCGCACATATTCGCGCCCGTCGGCCAGCGTATAAGCCAGTTCCTGCACCAGGTTCGCCCCGGCCTCTTGCATGTGATAGCCCGAGATCGAGATCGAGTTGAACTTGGGCATCTCATTCGAAGTGTAATCGATGATGTCCGAGATGATCTTCATCGAAGGCTCGGGCGGGTAGATATAGGTGTTACGCACCATAAACTCTTTCAGAATGTCGTTCTGAATGGTGCCCGAGAGCACGGCCTTGTCATGCCCCTGCTCTTCACCTGCAACGATGAAGCTGGCCAGAACCGGGATCACTGCCCCGTTCATCGTCATTGAGACTGAAACCTTGTCCAGCGGGATACCGTCGAACAGGATTTTCATATCCTCAACGCTGTCGATGGCCACACCGGCTTTGCCGACATCGCCCACCACACGGGGATGGTCACTGTCATAACCCCGGTGAGTCGCCAGATCGAAGGCGACCGAGACACCTTGCTGGCCGGCCGCCAGATTGCGGCGGTAAAATGCATTCGATTCTTCAGCCGTCGAGAAGCCTGCATATTGACGGATCGTCCAAGGGCGCCCTGCATACATCGTCGCCTTTACGCCGCGCGTAAACGGACCGAAGCCCGGAAGCGAGCCCATATGCGGCAGATCAGCCGTGTCTTCCTGAGTGTAAAGCGGTTTGACTTCGATGCCTTCCAGCGTCTCTTTGGTCAGATCGCCCAAAGGTCGGCCGCGCAGCTCTTTTTCAGCCAGCACCTGCCAGTCGTTGGTGTCGGTCATGTCGATTTCCTCTGTTCAATTCTGGTTTCGGCGGGGGCGACCCCGCGTGCATTGCTATCTGTCCGGCAGATCAGTTCAGCCCTCCCATCGGCGCCCGAGGCAAGCCATTCCAGATCATCGGCATAATCAGCCCAAAGCTGCATCGCCTGTTCAGCGGTCAGACCATGGGGCGTGGGTTTGGGCGCAGCATTCAACGCAAGGCCATCGCTGAATTCGGGCGCGGTGCGACCCGTCAGCGCCTGAAGCTGCGCCTGTTGATGACCCGCAAATTCCTCAAACGGCAAAACGAGTAATGGGACGCCCGGGAAGGCGTGGCTAATATCGGTGATGACGTCTCGCCAGCTCCGCTTGCTTTGCGCGATGCGGGTCCACTTTGTGGGCTCTATTGGGGCGCTGCCACGTTTGAACTTATAGGCGGCCACGGAAGACCAATACATATCCAACGCGCGGATATTCAAAGCAATTTTGGTGACTCTTCCATCAAATGCCCTTGCCAAAAGCTGCCCACGTTCCTGCATACCTGGATAGAGCGAGGCAAAGGCAATATTGCGCTTCATTGAGCCCACGAAATTCTCTTGGCTGACCAACAGTTGCGTCGCGCCGTCTTGCTGACATACGTCCAACTCGCGGCGTAATCCATCACAGACCTCAGGCGTCAATTTGTTCAAGCTGTTGAGGCCATTGGAGCGTGTTCGCTCCGGCCCCCAATACGCCAGACCTTGATCTGCAAGGACCTGCACGTTCCGGCTTAGATAGTTCTGGAAACTGGTGCTTGCACACCGATGCGCGCCACAATGCAGGATCACTTCCATCGGCCTACTCTCCCAACGCGAAGGCCGCGGGAA
The Ruegeria sp. SCSIO 43209 genome window above contains:
- a CDS encoding DnaA/Hda family protein, giving the protein MAMQLSFDLPSKTALGREDFFVSPANALAVAMISATSWPGNKLVLSGPAGSGKTHLAHVWAGETGGRIVQAAALRYDDVPDLARGPVAVEDVPVIAADVEQQKTLFHLHNLVLAEGHALLMTGRTTPKLWHLPLADLQSRAEGAHHVSLEGPDDALLGAVLAKLFTDRQLNPGPDVIAYLVKHMNRSFETAARVVEQLDEIALTEKRDITRALAVRLLNTEAEQSDACN
- a CDS encoding Ppx/GppA family phosphatase gives rise to the protein MTKIAETDFPDHGLFGRPLFEDPGARALSRVGVVDIGSNSVRMVIFDGAARSPAYFYNEKVMCELGAGLSETGRLNPEGRKRALAALHRFQHLARDLGLPALHAVATAAVREASDGPDFCAQAKAETGLIINVVDGEEEARLSAQGVLLGWPGAYGLICDIGGSSVELAEIGGGKVGRRMTSPLGPLKLRDIKGGRRARKEHIKKTLEEMRDRMGPQRDRLFLVGGSWRAFARLDMLRRGYPLNVLHEYRMTQSQVRETIKFIEQNDPDELRALAGVSGSRMALIPYAMDVLSRLIRTFKPKDIAISSYGIREGLLYEQMPQRLRDRDPLIEACRFAEAKDARLPGFGKHLFDFVMPLFRSAPEPMLRLIKAACLLHDVSWRAHPDYRAEACFEYVTRANMSGIKHSERIFIGLALQHRYRNKREGSRFTELYELLEERGQEQAEILGKALRFGAMLWMQHDAAMGKMRYYPKKQKLELRLPKSAGALFNEVAEARFNSLAGALKSEPKVIIRG
- a CDS encoding endonuclease/exonuclease/phosphatase family protein — translated: MRLATYNIEWFANLFDRNDSLIVDGSWSGRHDVTKARQVEAIAKVLTAIDADAMLIVEAPNTGKSQNTVRALQRFAEAFGLRTSHAIMGFPNDTHQELALLYDPEILTAKHDAREAENAPRFDAEFRIDLDVDATEDLVRFSKPPMELAIQTTSGQEFRLIGAHLKSKAPHGAASRDEMIRISIANRRKQLAQAVWLGRRVRHHLTEQEPVILLGDLNDGPGLDEFEHLFGRSSVEILLQAGLYDPHAARALELRPGSVPATARFARPNEGRYLEALLDYIMISEDLRAHHPNWRIWHPFRDAACWGNPELRDALLTASDHFPVTLDIDL
- a CDS encoding molecular chaperone DjiA, whose translation is MSIWSRIADALNALAQGESLTAVFEKLRTPPERSVAFAIAVVALGAKMAKADGQVTRDEVTAFREVFQIAPEDEDGAAKVFDMARTDVAGYQDYARRIARMFAEDSTTLCDLMEGLFHIAMADGFYHPNENEFLEEVSRIFGQTDAQFMALRARFVPDAPKDPYTVLGVPRDAPLTEIRKVWRQLVRETHPDAMLARGVPEEAVRLAEKKMIDINRAWDEINGARV
- a CDS encoding GNAT family N-acetyltransferase — encoded protein: MNIRQARTQDAPAIRAIANAIIRDTLITFTNDERSVESVAAEIETKGPAFLIAERSGAVEGFATYGAFRSGPGYAQCREHSIQLAPEARGQHVGRSLMEALEAIAREDNVHVLVAGISSANPAAIAFHKAIGFKQVGRMPEVGFKWGQRLDLVLMQKILGPQSSVAPDSRDKAR
- a CDS encoding VOC family protein: MLLDHLAVAGETLEEASDHIEQALGVRLQDGGKHEKFGTYNRLLGLRDGLYLEAIAIDPEASKPQRTRWFDLDRFTGSPRLTNWICRVPDIEASLTVFPDGVGQPIDLNRGALRWRMAVPPSGRLPFDNLFPALIEWQGDLHPAQMLQDSGCRLRRLIVCHPDAIDLAKGLGALENVAFDSGPAALRAEFETPHGLRVLE
- the scpA gene encoding methylmalonyl-CoA mutase, with the translated sequence MTDTNDWQVLAEKELRGRPLGDLTKETLEGIEVKPLYTQEDTADLPHMGSLPGFGPFTRGVKATMYAGRPWTIRQYAGFSTAEESNAFYRRNLAAGQQGVSVAFDLATHRGYDSDHPRVVGDVGKAGVAIDSVEDMKILFDGIPLDKVSVSMTMNGAVIPVLASFIVAGEEQGHDKAVLSGTIQNDILKEFMVRNTYIYPPEPSMKIISDIIDYTSNEMPKFNSISISGYHMQEAGANLVQELAYTLADGREYVRAATESGMDVDQFAGRLSFFFAIGMNFFMEIAKLRAARTLWHRVMTEFGAKSERSKMLRTHCQTSGVSLQEQDPYNNVVRTAYEAMSAVLGGTQSLHTNALDEAIALPTDFSARIARNTQLVLQEETGVTDVVDPLAGSYYVESLTNELVEKAWALMEEVEEMGGMTKAVASGMPKLRIEESAARRQAMIDRGEEVIVGVNKYRKEQEDPIDILDVDNVAVREAQVARLERIRATRDEAACQQALDALTRTAREGGNLLAAAVEAARARASVGEISMAMEKEFGRHRAEVKTLAGVYGAAYEGDEGFAAIQNSIEEFAKAEGRRPRLLVVKMGQDGHDRGAKVIATAFADIGFDVDVGPLFQTPAEAAQDAVDNDVHVIGISSQAAGHKTLAPQLVEELKKAGAEDIIVICGGVIPQQDYQFLYDHGVKAIFGPGTNIPEAAQDILRLIGEAKT